In the Pseudodesulfovibrio alkaliphilus genome, one interval contains:
- a CDS encoding response regulator transcription factor, producing MNALIIENEQSLTRTLGRLLESEGYEVVIAHSGEEGFFLANEAVFDVVLLDVSLPGRGGLAVLRMLRRRGIGSPVILMSDSNAVEDTVAGLDTGADDYLVKPFAPAELLARIRAVTRRGWAEQALLLTCGDLTMDVITRIVTRGGRTISLTAREFDLLEYLMRHKGRAVSRDMLVRDIWQEDSRANNLDNVIDVHVARIRKKIDHGHSVKLLHTLRGVGFQLKNP from the coding sequence ATGAACGCGCTGATCATCGAGAACGAGCAAAGCCTGACCCGCACCCTGGGGCGTCTGCTTGAAAGCGAGGGCTACGAGGTCGTCATCGCCCATTCCGGGGAGGAGGGGTTCTTTCTCGCCAACGAGGCGGTCTTTGACGTGGTCCTGCTGGATGTCTCGCTGCCGGGACGCGGCGGGCTGGCGGTGCTGCGGATGCTGCGGCGGCGGGGCATCGGCTCGCCGGTCATCCTCATGTCCGACAGCAACGCGGTGGAGGACACCGTGGCCGGGCTCGACACCGGGGCCGACGACTATCTGGTTAAGCCCTTTGCCCCGGCCGAACTGCTTGCCCGCATACGGGCGGTAACGCGGCGCGGCTGGGCCGAACAGGCGCTGCTGCTGACCTGCGGCGACCTAACCATGGATGTGATCACCCGCATCGTGACCCGGGGCGGCCGGACCATCAGCCTCACCGCCCGCGAGTTCGATCTGCTCGAATACCTCATGCGCCACAAGGGGCGCGCCGTGTCTCGCGACATGCTCGTGCGCGACATTTGGCAGGAGGACTCCCGGGCGAATAATCTGGACAACGTCATCGACGTGCATGTGGCCCGCATCAGGAAGAAAATCGACCACGGGCATAGCGTCAAGCTGCTCCACACCCTGCGCGGGGTGGGCTTTCAGCTCAAGAATCCCTGA
- a CDS encoding Crp/Fnr family transcriptional regulator, with translation MKALNSSQFHILENVADEVVERLRREVQPRDLAKGEVVYQKGDPSDDFYFLVSGKAQLQVENEEGVTVILGILKVGYCFGITALFPNTPRQHTVVCDGPCRVAVIPGHDLRAIMETEGGIGLPLLWNLFKLIKDRLDLRTDQLVRVLSTHPDLSKVRV, from the coding sequence ATGAAAGCGCTCAATAGCAGCCAGTTCCATATTCTTGAAAACGTGGCCGACGAGGTGGTCGAGCGCCTGCGGCGGGAGGTGCAGCCCAGGGATCTCGCCAAGGGGGAGGTGGTCTACCAGAAGGGGGACCCCTCGGATGATTTCTATTTCCTGGTGAGTGGCAAGGCGCAGCTTCAGGTGGAGAACGAGGAGGGCGTGACCGTGATTCTCGGCATCCTCAAGGTGGGGTATTGCTTCGGCATAACAGCTCTTTTTCCGAATACGCCGCGTCAGCACACCGTGGTTTGCGACGGGCCGTGCCGCGTGGCCGTCATCCCTGGACACGATCTGCGGGCCATCATGGAGACCGAGGGCGGGATCGGCCTGCCGCTGCTGTGGAACCTTTTCAAGTTGATCAAGGACAGGCTCGACCTGCGCACCGATCAGCTGGTGCGCGTACTCTCCACGCACCCGGACCTGAGCAAGGTCCGCGTATAA
- a CDS encoding transferase: protein MERLEELLEHIAARVNVNLGHMGINVVPILKNAIPRERHLLFYAFYALTNDHPVSFRFINSSLGGTYFLGRTLVENSVLYKSDIRGDELKRKGDVVEFGGIKTRLFNDEVIRILNSYLVKTLVHNHSKNPEIPEIFKILNTVAMHYSNIHGTTTESVFLGPFATVDFAYIHNCVVGEFAYVQADGVSRQVIEPGRVWVRHKGVFEFNYLFPRDVLRKYVSMDENGTLSGEFFEHTSRREQDFVPLYSAVWPEPFEGKGRDSYVSPYSVLKGDCVIGDNALVAQRVHIENSVMGKGSNAQENCHISNSIYDGFDITAHGAKVINTHLAKNVFVGFNAFLNGRKPEHITVGRNSIVMPHTIIDSDEPIAIPDNSLVWGLITRQTDLSTQCLDLDDMARADHLALGSMTFTGNGKAFVDAFKVRIEHILEANGAYYDGTKGTRGHAQQIQDACYNILQPFQSGPERGMYPRMTIGE, encoded by the coding sequence CATGGGCATCAATGTGGTGCCCATCCTGAAAAACGCCATCCCAAGGGAAAGGCACCTGCTCTTCTACGCCTTCTACGCCCTGACCAACGACCACCCCGTAAGCTTCCGCTTCATCAATTCCAGCCTCGGCGGCACCTATTTCCTGGGCCGGACCCTGGTGGAAAACTCGGTGCTCTACAAGAGCGACATCCGCGGCGACGAACTCAAGCGCAAAGGAGATGTGGTGGAGTTTGGCGGCATCAAGACCCGGCTCTTCAACGACGAGGTCATCCGTATCCTCAACAGCTACCTGGTCAAAACCCTGGTCCACAACCACTCCAAGAATCCTGAAATTCCAGAGATTTTTAAAATTCTCAACACCGTGGCCATGCACTACTCCAATATCCACGGCACCACCACGGAGAGCGTGTTTCTCGGCCCCTTCGCCACCGTTGACTTCGCCTACATCCACAACTGCGTGGTGGGCGAATTCGCCTATGTCCAGGCCGACGGCGTCTCGCGGCAGGTCATCGAACCGGGCCGCGTCTGGGTCCGCCACAAGGGAGTTTTCGAGTTCAACTACCTCTTTCCCCGCGACGTGCTGCGCAAATATGTCTCCATGGACGAAAACGGCACTCTCTCGGGTGAATTCTTCGAGCATACCTCAAGGCGGGAGCAGGACTTCGTGCCCCTCTATTCCGCCGTATGGCCCGAACCCTTCGAGGGCAAGGGGCGCGATTCCTACGTCAGCCCATACTCCGTGCTCAAGGGAGATTGCGTCATCGGCGACAACGCCCTGGTGGCCCAGCGCGTCCACATCGAAAACTCTGTCATGGGCAAAGGCTCCAACGCCCAGGAGAACTGCCACATCTCAAACTCGATCTATGACGGATTCGACATCACCGCCCACGGAGCCAAGGTGATCAACACCCACCTCGCAAAGAATGTCTTTGTGGGCTTCAACGCCTTCCTCAACGGCAGAAAGCCCGAGCACATCACCGTGGGCCGCAACTCCATCGTCATGCCCCACACCATCATCGACTCCGATGAACCCATTGCCATCCCGGACAACTCGCTGGTATGGGGCCTGATCACCCGGCAGACGGACCTCTCAACGCAGTGTCTGGACCTCGACGACATGGCAAGGGCAGACCATCTGGCCTTGGGCAGCATGACCTTCACGGGCAACGGCAAGGCGTTCGTGGATGCCTTCAAGGTACGCATCGAGCACATCCTCGAAGCCAACGGAGCCTACTACGACGGCACAAAGGGTACACGCGGCCACGCCCAGCAGATTCAGGATGCCTGCTACAACATTCTCCAGCCCTTCCAGTCCGGGCCTGAGCGGGGGATGTATCCCCGCATGACAATAGGAGAATAA